One region of Pogona vitticeps strain Pit_001003342236 chromosome 1, PviZW2.1, whole genome shotgun sequence genomic DNA includes:
- the FAM110C gene encoding protein FAM110C: MPTEISHTVRMHAISGFHSSLTARLLHKGPEYLRKQMEAGNPGKKSAVERLAADKAKYVKSQQVISAKQEPVAVTTAPSSASESSSESCSVESKQANSSAEGQLTRSRVAGPMDSGPAPLKCGPPIVRRSFGKRQVRPDSLVIYRQKCEFVRGQSQESARGSLVRRLFQGSLKEKQLAPEVSKVILKEDVAPQTEGTGLIKETSHNPDLAGWSVPTKTSPAAVLTSRCENTSNLTAAPHEAKEARRKGLHRSQSDISSRYSKSFSELDTFFKYCGLEPDVIEDLGQENFSVVSDNFSFRIRSISMATSESDFTRHSGDDGLLEEELTEQVPTGTSVIERNARIIKWLYTCKKAKEVNPRLQEFA; the protein is encoded by the coding sequence ATGCCAACTGAAATCTCTCACACTGTGAGAATGCATGCCATCTCCGGCTTCCATTCCTCACTCACAGCCCGGCTTCTCCACAAGGGTCCAGAATACCTTCGCAAGCAGATGGAGGCGGGCAACCCAGGCAAGAAGAGTGCCGTGGAAAGACTGGCAGCTGATAAGGCCAAGTATGTCAAAAGCCAGCAGGTCATCAGCGCCAAGCAGGAGCCGGTGGCGGTGACAACGGCGCCCAGTTCAGCTTCTGAGAGCAGCAGTGAGAGCTGTTCGgtggaaagcaagcaagccaatAGCTCGGCCGAGGGGCAACTCACCAGGTCCAGAGTCGCTGGCCCCATGGATTCGGGCCCTGCTCCCCTCAAGTGTGGCCCTCCGATCGTGAGGCGCAGCTTTGGCAAGAGGCAGGTCAGACCAGACTCCTTAGTGATCTACCGTCAGAAATGTGAGTTTGTTAGAGGGCAAAGCCAGGAAAGCGCTCGTGGAAGTTTGGTGAGAAGGTTGTTCCAGGGCTCTCTCAAGGAAAAACAACTGGCTCCCGAAGTGTCCAAAGTCATCCTCAAGGAGGATGTTGCACCGCAAACAGAAGGGACTGGGCTGATCAAAGAGACAAGCCATAACCCTGACCTGGCAGGGTGGTCTGTGCCCACAAAAACAAGTCCGGCAGCTGTTCTCACCAGCAGATGTGAAAACACCTCAAATTTGACGGCAGCACCTCATGAGGCAAAAGAGGCGAGGCGGAAAGGTTTACATCGCTCCCAGTCGGACATTAGTTCTCGCTATTCAAAATCTTTCTCAGAGTTGGACACTTTCTTTAAGTACTGCGGCCTTGAACCCGATGTGATAGAGGACCTTGGCCAAGAGAATTTCTCCGTGGTTTCTGACAACTTCTCCTTCCGGATCCGAAGCATCAGCATGGCCACATCAGAGAGTGACTTCACGAGGCACAGCGGAGACGACGGACTCTTGGAAGAGGAACTCACAGAACAGGTCCCGACGGGCACCTCAGTGATTGAACGCAACGCTCGGATAATCAAATGGCTGTACACGTGCAAGAAGGCCAAGGAAGTGAACCCCAGGCTGCAGGAGTTTGCATAA